In the Leishmania donovani BPK282A1 complete genome, chromosome 31 genome, one interval contains:
- a CDS encoding aldehyde reductase, putative produces MAARRVVRLPDGTAAPALGQGVWMMGEKPENRTRELAALRAGMEAGMTLIDTAEMYGNGRSERLVAEAIKETPRERLFIVSKVLPTNASRATIFRSCDASLQNIGTDYLDLYLLHWRGRVPLPETVTCMEELVKSGKIRRWGVSNFDVDDMKELWRVPGGDKCAVNQVLYHLGSRGIEYDLLPWLREHNVPVMAYCPIAQAGELKSELYKSTVVQSVAARHNATVTQVLLAFVLRSGHVIAIPRSSNPAHTKENAAADSIELTEVDMAQLDAAFPAPKHKTHLDIV; encoded by the coding sequence ATGGCGGCTCGCCGTGTGGTGCGCCTGCCCGATGGCACGGCGGCTCCAGCGCTAGGACAGGGCGTGTGGATGATGGGTGAAAAACCCGAAAACCGCACACGCGAGCtagcggcgctgcgagcCGGTATGGAAGCGGGCATGACGCTCATCGATACCGCAGAGATGTACGGCAACGGCCGCTCCGAGCGACTTGTGGCAGAAGCCATCAAAGAGACGCCACGTGAGCGGCTCTTCATTGTCTCGAAGGTGCTGCCAACAAACGCATCGCGGGCGACCATTTTTCGCAGCTGTGATGCCTCCCTCCAGAACATCGGCACAGACTACTTGGACCTGTACCTTCTGCACTGGCGCGGCCGTGTTCCGCTGCCCGAGACCGTGACGTGCATGGAGGAACTCGTCAAGAGCGGCAAGATTCGCCGCTGGGGTGTGTCGAACTTCGACGTGGACGACATGAAGGAGCTGTGGCGCGTCCCCGGTGGCGACAAGTGCGCGGTCAATCAGGTGCTTTACCACCTTGGCTCCCGCGGCATCGAGTACGATCTCCTTCCCTGGCTCAGGGAGCACAACGTGCCAGTGATGGCCTACTGCCCCATCGCTCAGGCTGGCGAGCTCAAGTCGGAGCTGTACAAGAGCACTGTTGTGCAGAGCGTTGCGGCTCGCCACAACGCCACCGTCACACAAGTTCTACTTGCCTttgtgctgcgcagcggccacgTCATCGCAATCCCACGCTCCAGCAACCCGGCGCACACAAAGGAgaacgcggcggcagacagcATTGAGCTGACAGAGGTGGACATGGCACAGCTGGACGCGGCGTTTCCTGCCCCCAAGCACAAGACGCACCTCGATATTGTATGA
- a CDS encoding nucleoporin (NUP54/57), putative translates to MFGATAPSAGIGAPAAGFGKAPATFGTSALSGTNTTATTSGGFGAAAGASATPGFGTAFAAPTASAAPAGGASGFGSSAASGTTGFGGAAGFGAGGFGAGGGFGAKPGGGFGASATSGFGAPATGTTGFGAGATAPAAIGGWGMQQPNPDIQPQAPQQQQPTVTLQDFARQSALASYLVKLDESYNALHPNCRFRAFVYNSCGAGQVMDAIQKERYTAYLNGGGCSEEAYMQALHQNPDPGRLYPSPIHFSQELLRRTEKQRDAVKVLQKKVTELLQDIDTVAGMDAANVRRQREVEQEEVMLQHRWYSLLCKMELLRRHGSSCGEEGLLSSRVEQLRKLLRAPGRFSQLLSELRPFLTEEASRVAIITQQSANKTEARQQQQQRRFVGSAPAAWRNPGGQPLLRSEVDPCIINGWIQFAKQMQDGIETLNELLKTDLKEMQAIRSRVEAS, encoded by the coding sequence ATGTTTGGTGCCACCGCGCCTTCGGCGGGCATCGGTGCCCCTGCTGCCGGCTTCGGTAAGGCTCCAGCAACGTTTGGCACCAGCGCCTTATCCGGCACgaacaccaccgccaccaccagcggtggcttcggtgctgcggccggcGCCTCGGCAACACCGGGCTTCGGCACCGCGTTCGCAGCCCCTAcggccagcgccgcaccagctGGAGGAGCATCTGGCtttggcagcagcgcagcatcaGGGACCACCGGCTTCGGAGGGGCAGCCGGcttcggcgctggcggcttcGGGGCCGGCGGTGGTTTTGGGGCGAAGCCAGGGGGCGGTTTTGGCGCCAGTGCCACCTCTGGCTTCGGAGCACCCGCAACAGGGACCACCGGCTTTGGTGCAGGGGCaacggcaccggcagcgaTCGGCGGTTGGGGCATGCAGCAGCCCAACCCCGACATACAACCCCAGGCAccccaacagcagcagccgaccgTGACGCTGCAGGACTTCGCGCGGCAGAGCGCCCTCGCCAGCTACCTCGTTAAGCTGGACGAGTCCTACAACGCGCTGCACCCCAACTGCCGCTTTAGAGCCTTTGTGTACAACAGTTGCGGGGCGGGGCAGGTAATGGACGCAATTCAGAAGGAGCGCTACACGGCCTACCTCAACGGCGGCGGGTGCAGTGAGGAGGCCTACATGCAGGCACTCCACCAAAACCCTGACCCCGGCCGCCTCTACCCATCCCCCATCCACTTCTCCCAGGAGCTCCTGCGGCGGACTGAGAAGCAGAGGGACGCCGTAAAGGTGCTGCAGAAGAAAGTgacagagctgctgcaggataTCGACACAGTGGCAGGCATGGACGCCGCGaacgtgcggcggcagcgcgaggtggagcaggaggaggtgatgctgcagcaccgatGGTACTCGCTTCTGTGCAAGATGGAGCTGCTTCGCCGTCACGGCAGCTCttgcggcgaggagggcctGCTGAGCAGCCGtgtcgagcagctccgcaAGCTCTTGCGAGCGCCTGGTCGCTTCAGTCAGCTACTGAGTGAGCTGCGGCCGTTCCTGACAGAGGAGGCATCGCGTGTGGCAATAATCACGCAGCAGTCGGCAAACAAGACGGAAGcacgtcagcagcagcaacagcgccgcttcgtcggatccgcgccagcagcgtggCGGAACCCTGGCGGTCAGCCACTCCTGCGCTCCGAGGTGGATCCGTGCATCATAAATGGCTGGATCCAGTTTGCCAAGCAGATGCAGGACGGAATTGAGACGCTGAATGAGCTTCTCAAGACAGATCTAAAGGAGATGCAGGCAATCCGCAGCCGTGTGGAGGCCTCTTAG